In Polaribacter sp. L3A8, a genomic segment contains:
- a CDS encoding flotillin family protein, whose product MLNFMVLQASQFAGLIGIGIAILFVFILLIAMVKRYKRCPSDRILVVYGKVGGGESAKCIHGGAAFIFPVIQDYQFLDLTPISIEVNLVNALSKQNIRVNVPSRFTIGVSTEPGIMQNAAERLLGLDQDSIQDLAQEIIFGQLRLVVASMDIEEINNDRDKFLTNISQSVETELKKVGLKLINVNITDIVDESGYIEALGKEAAAHAINAARKSVAEKNRDGSIGEANAVQDERTQVAAANAQAVEGENIAKINVANSDSLRRQREAEAERTAIASEKVQTANALKESYAAEQEAEVARAERERSSQLADIIVPAEIDKRKVEIDAEARAENIRRIAKGEADAILFKAQAEAQGLYEVLTKQAAGLDQIVKAAGNDSQNAALLLIADKLPELVKTQADAIKNIKIDKVTVWENGGGKDGKTSTSNFISGMYKAVPPLQEMFNMAGMELPSYLKGKDIPAEVSAEIIEDKEN is encoded by the coding sequence ATGTTAAACTTTATGGTATTACAAGCCAGTCAATTTGCTGGATTAATCGGAATCGGAATTGCAATTCTCTTCGTTTTTATATTGCTAATTGCAATGGTAAAACGGTATAAAAGATGTCCTTCAGACAGAATTTTGGTTGTTTATGGAAAAGTAGGTGGAGGAGAATCTGCTAAATGTATTCATGGTGGAGCCGCATTTATCTTTCCAGTAATTCAAGATTATCAATTTTTAGATTTAACACCAATTTCTATAGAAGTAAATTTGGTAAACGCACTTTCTAAGCAAAATATTCGTGTAAATGTACCAAGTAGATTTACAATTGGGGTTTCTACAGAACCAGGAATTATGCAAAATGCTGCAGAACGTTTATTAGGTTTAGACCAAGACAGTATTCAAGATTTAGCACAAGAAATTATTTTTGGTCAATTGCGTTTGGTAGTTGCATCGATGGATATTGAAGAAATTAACAATGACAGAGATAAGTTTTTAACCAATATTTCTCAATCTGTAGAAACAGAGTTAAAGAAAGTAGGATTAAAATTAATCAACGTAAATATTACAGATATTGTTGATGAATCTGGTTATATAGAAGCTTTAGGTAAAGAAGCAGCTGCACACGCAATTAACGCAGCAAGAAAATCGGTTGCAGAAAAAAATAGAGATGGTTCTATTGGAGAAGCGAATGCAGTACAAGATGAAAGAACACAAGTTGCAGCAGCAAACGCACAAGCAGTAGAAGGAGAAAATATTGCGAAAATTAATGTAGCAAATTCAGACTCTTTAAGAAGACAAAGAGAAGCAGAGGCAGAACGTACAGCAATTGCATCAGAAAAGGTACAAACAGCAAATGCGTTAAAAGAATCTTATGCTGCAGAGCAAGAAGCAGAGGTTGCCAGAGCAGAAAGAGAACGTTCATCTCAATTAGCAGATATAATTGTACCTGCAGAAATTGATAAACGTAAAGTAGAAATAGATGCAGAAGCAAGAGCAGAAAACATTAGAAGAATTGCAAAAGGAGAGGCAGATGCAATTTTGTTTAAAGCACAAGCAGAAGCACAAGGTTTGTATGAAGTTTTAACAAAGCAAGCAGCTGGTTTAGATCAAATTGTAAAAGCGGCAGGAAACGATTCTCAAAACGCAGCCTTATTATTAATTGCAGATAAATTACCAGAATTGGTAAAAACACAAGCAGATGCAATTAAAAATATTAAGATTGATAAAGTTACTGTTTGGGAAAACGGTGGAGGAAAAGATGGCAAAACATCAACATCTAACTTTATTTCTGGTATGTATAAAGCAGTACCACCATTACAAGAAATGTTTAATATGGCAGGTATGGAGTTGCCAAGTTATTTAAAAGGGAAAGATATTCCAGCAGAGGTATCTGCAGAGATTATTGAGGATAAAGAGAATTAG
- a CDS encoding DUF2911 domain-containing protein: MKKTILSFAVFAIAIMSSTDSVAQKFPRLDVSPMDAATYPNDWKNADKLVKVIYGRPQLKGRDLSTLAEVSDKGVWRTGANEAPEVTFFKDVLFGGEEVKAGTYTLFSIPAENEWTLVLSSVRNVWGHYTYDKKDDVLRVFAKVSKSEKTIEAFSIVFNEDKDDVVNMYLGWGNTIVSIPVQEVVE; this comes from the coding sequence ATGAAGAAAACAATTTTATCCTTTGCAGTTTTTGCAATTGCAATTATGTCATCAACAGATAGTGTAGCTCAGAAATTTCCAAGATTAGATGTGAGTCCTATGGATGCAGCTACGTACCCAAATGATTGGAAAAACGCAGATAAGTTAGTAAAAGTTATATACGGAAGACCACAGTTAAAAGGGAGAGACTTGTCTACTTTAGCAGAGGTTTCAGATAAAGGTGTTTGGAGAACTGGTGCAAATGAAGCTCCAGAAGTTACTTTCTTTAAGGATGTGTTGTTTGGAGGAGAAGAAGTAAAAGCGGGTACATATACGTTGTTTAGTATTCCTGCAGAGAATGAATGGACGTTGGTGCTTAGTTCTGTTAGAAATGTTTGGGGGCATTATACATATGATAAGAAAGATGATGTTCTTAGGGTTTTTGCTAAAGTTTCTAAATCAGAAAAAACCATTGAAGCTTTTTCAATTGTTTTTAATGAAGATAAAGATGATGTAGTAAATATGTACTTAGGTTGGGGTAATACAATAGTTTCTATTCCTGTACAAGAAGTTGTAGAATAG
- a CDS encoding SPOR domain-containing protein, with amino-acid sequence MNIKLTALSFLIVLLTTSYSSFSQNKTNEPAEIKSIISKKRSFNSTYGFGYRIQLYNGNEAKARTFIARFKVEFPGIFSKLVYNAPEWKVQVGNYKTKLEADKDLMKFQEKFSGIIVIPMGK; translated from the coding sequence ATGAATATTAAATTAACAGCGCTTTCGTTTTTGATTGTTTTATTAACAACAAGTTACAGTTCTTTTTCTCAGAACAAAACTAATGAGCCTGCAGAAATTAAAAGTATAATTTCTAAAAAAAGAAGCTTTAATAGCACCTACGGATTTGGTTATAGAATTCAACTTTATAATGGAAATGAAGCAAAGGCAAGAACGTTTATAGCCCGTTTTAAAGTAGAATTTCCTGGAATTTTTTCAAAATTGGTCTATAATGCGCCAGAATGGAAGGTACAAGTAGGTAATTATAAAACAAAATTAGAAGCTGATAAAGATTTAATGAAGTTTCAAGAAAAATTCTCTGGTATTATAGTAATTCCTATGGGTAAATAA
- a CDS encoding SCO family protein, which produces MELKFFKKSLPTLIFLIIVSAITLPVFYHLLKVDNRLKIYNPVDVNPRLVDESMLHITKNHTVADFKLINQNGKTITNDDYKDKIYVADFFFTRCQTICIAMAYNMSELQEYYKDDNDIMFLSHSVTPVIDSVSVLREYADRKGVIDGKWNVTTGAKKHIYELARKSYFAVTDEGDGDENDFIHTEQFVLVDKEQRIRGYYDGTEKKDMEKLKKDIVLLKEEYASK; this is translated from the coding sequence ATGGAGTTAAAATTCTTTAAAAAATCATTACCAACACTTATTTTTTTAATAATTGTTTCAGCGATCACCCTTCCTGTATTTTATCATTTATTAAAAGTAGATAATCGTCTTAAAATTTACAACCCAGTAGATGTAAACCCGAGATTGGTAGACGAAAGTATGTTACATATTACAAAAAATCACACAGTAGCAGATTTTAAACTTATCAACCAAAATGGAAAAACCATTACAAATGATGATTATAAAGATAAAATTTACGTAGCAGATTTCTTTTTTACACGCTGCCAAACTATTTGTATTGCAATGGCTTATAATATGAGTGAATTGCAAGAATATTATAAAGATGATAACGATATTATGTTTTTGTCTCATTCCGTAACTCCTGTAATAGATAGTGTTTCCGTATTAAGGGAATATGCAGATAGAAAAGGGGTTATAGATGGAAAGTGGAATGTTACTACTGGTGCTAAAAAACACATTTATGAGTTGGCTAGAAAAAGTTATTTTGCTGTAACCGATGAAGGCGATGGAGATGAAAACGATTTTATACATACAGAACAGTTTGTGTTAGTGGATAAGGAACAGCGTATCCGTGGTTATTATGATGGTACCGAGAAGAAAGATATGGAAAAGTTAAAAAAGGATATAGTTTTGTTAAAAGAAGAATATGCTTCTAAATAA
- a CDS encoding FeoB-associated Cys-rich membrane protein, producing the protein MQEIIAYILVALAVVFLLRKYIFPSKKNKGCGTDCGC; encoded by the coding sequence ATGCAAGAAATTATCGCTTATATATTAGTAGCACTGGCTGTTGTCTTTTTATTAAGAAAATATATTTTTCCTTCTAAAAAGAATAAAGGATGTGGTACAGATTGTGGTTGTTAA
- the rseP gene encoding RIP metalloprotease RseP — translation MEILIKASQFILSLSLLIVLHELGHFIPAKLFKTRVEKFYLFFDYKFSIFKKKIGDTVYGIGWIPLGGYVKISGMIDESMDTEQMALPPQPWEFRSKPAWQRLIIMLGGVFVNFVLGIFIYIMLMYAYGERYLPNENVKDGVWVQDSLAMNLGLKTGDKVLTIDGEKIKKFNELTLGFVNGNNFQIERNGEIIDKVIPEDFISQLVDRGKDAGAILLPRYPFVIGAVSEDSPNIGSDLKLNDIIVGINGNKVKYFDEAKTELSKFKNQEIKVTVKRGTETKDIAVKVNNKAELGVGFGQLPSKDLERLGYYKLANIEYSFGEAIPAGWNKSVKTLTDYIKQLKKIFNPSTGAYKGLGGFISIGSIFPSEWSAESFWNITAFLSIMLGFMNLLPIPALDGGHVVFTLWEMITGKKPGDKFLEYAQVTGFILLIALLLFANGNDIFRLFN, via the coding sequence ATGGAAATATTAATAAAAGCATCGCAATTTATTTTAAGTTTATCTTTATTAATTGTACTACACGAGTTAGGGCACTTTATCCCTGCAAAACTATTTAAAACAAGAGTAGAAAAATTCTACTTATTCTTTGATTATAAATTTTCTATTTTTAAGAAAAAAATTGGTGATACCGTTTATGGTATTGGTTGGATTCCTTTAGGAGGATATGTAAAAATATCTGGAATGATAGATGAAAGCATGGATACTGAACAGATGGCATTACCACCGCAACCTTGGGAATTCCGTTCTAAACCTGCGTGGCAACGTTTAATAATTATGCTAGGTGGAGTTTTTGTAAACTTTGTATTAGGTATTTTTATCTACATAATGTTAATGTATGCCTACGGAGAAAGATATTTACCAAACGAAAATGTAAAAGATGGTGTTTGGGTACAAGATTCTTTAGCTATGAATTTAGGCCTAAAAACAGGCGATAAAGTTTTGACTATTGATGGAGAAAAAATTAAGAAATTTAATGAGTTAACCTTAGGTTTTGTTAATGGAAACAACTTTCAAATAGAAAGAAACGGAGAAATAATTGATAAAGTAATTCCTGAAGATTTTATCTCTCAATTAGTAGACAGAGGTAAAGATGCAGGTGCAATTTTACTACCTAGATATCCTTTTGTTATTGGAGCAGTCTCTGAAGACTCACCAAATATTGGTTCTGATTTAAAACTAAATGACATTATTGTTGGTATTAATGGAAACAAGGTAAAATATTTTGATGAAGCTAAAACTGAATTAAGCAAATTTAAAAATCAAGAAATTAAAGTAACCGTTAAAAGAGGTACTGAAACTAAAGATATTGCTGTAAAAGTTAATAACAAGGCAGAACTAGGTGTTGGCTTTGGTCAATTACCTTCTAAAGATTTAGAAAGATTAGGCTATTACAAGTTAGCAAATATTGAGTATTCATTTGGAGAAGCAATACCTGCAGGATGGAACAAGTCTGTAAAAACACTTACAGATTACATAAAACAATTAAAGAAAATTTTTAACCCAAGTACAGGTGCTTACAAAGGTTTAGGTGGTTTTATTTCTATTGGAAGTATATTTCCTAGCGAATGGAGCGCAGAGTCTTTCTGGAACATTACAGCATTTTTATCTATTATGTTAGGTTTTATGAACCTTTTACCAATACCTGCTTTAGATGGTGGACACGTTGTCTTTACCCTCTGGGAAATGATTACAGGTAAAAAGCCAGGAGATAAATTTTTAGAATACGCACAAGTAACAGGTTTTATTCTTTTAATAGCATTGTTACTTTTTGCTAACGGAAACGATATTTTTAGGTTGTTTAACTAA
- a CDS encoding FeoA family protein, translating into MSTIATLRKGEIGYISEESLDFIPLKLLEMGCLPGAEVQLVQIAPLKDPIYICVNGSHLAIRKETASKIIILKANL; encoded by the coding sequence TTGAGCACAATAGCTACATTACGTAAGGGAGAAATTGGGTATATTTCTGAAGAGTCTTTAGATTTTATTCCATTAAAATTACTAGAAATGGGTTGTTTGCCTGGTGCTGAGGTTCAGTTAGTTCAAATAGCTCCGTTAAAAGACCCTATTTATATTTGTGTAAACGGAAGTCATTTGGCTATAAGAAAAGAAACAGCTTCTAAAATTATAATCCTTAAAGCAAATTTGTAA
- the feoB gene encoding ferrous iron transport protein B produces MSKNDIKVALIGNPNTGKTSLFNQLTGLNQKVGNYPGITVDKKEGVSKLSATQNAIITDLPGTYSINPTSMDESIVLKTLLKKDIKESPDVILVVADIENLKRNLLLFSQIKDLEIPTVLAINMVDQMHKKGITIDLSLLKKELNTEVILISARKNEGINDVKAAIIRCHVAAKASPLCGIDHKIDPDYFAKLKEVSPNYSLYELWLMITQNNYPETVTKEEKEKLLAFKKDVSKLKRYQHKETIYRYQEINKILKKTYIVDKTKATDLRGKLDRVFTHKFFGYFFFVFLLLVIFQSVFDWASVPMDFIDATFAEIADFAKGNLPAGMLTNLLTEGIIPGIGGVIIFIPQIAILFLFIAILEETGYMSRVVFLMDKIMRRFGMNGKSIIPLISGTACAIPAIMATRTIASWKERLITILVVPFTTCSARLPIYAILISLIIPNKKIFGFLNLQGLVLLSLYALGFTTAIIAAYILHKTLKIKSKSFFVVEMPNYKLPSIKNVFFEVIEKTKSFVLEAGKIILALSIILWFLASNGPSSFENAEKNTIENVANQNLPDQELQQKIASARLENSYIGILGKTIEPAIRPLGYDWKIGIALITSFAAREVFVGTLATIYSVEAGDENTSTIKEKMRSEVNPETGESRFNFPVGMSLMVFYAFAMQCMATLAIVKRETKTWKWPLIQLFGMGLLAYVASFITFQILS; encoded by the coding sequence ATGTCTAAAAATGATATAAAAGTAGCTTTAATAGGGAATCCAAATACAGGAAAAACATCACTCTTTAATCAGCTTACAGGTTTAAATCAAAAAGTTGGTAATTATCCAGGTATTACTGTCGATAAAAAAGAAGGAGTTAGTAAATTATCTGCTACTCAGAATGCAATTATTACAGATTTACCAGGAACTTATAGTATCAATCCAACTTCTATGGATGAAAGTATTGTTTTAAAAACACTACTTAAAAAAGACATAAAAGAATCGCCAGACGTTATTTTGGTGGTTGCGGATATAGAAAACTTAAAAAGAAACTTATTACTTTTTTCTCAAATTAAAGATTTAGAAATACCTACAGTTTTGGCAATCAATATGGTTGATCAAATGCATAAAAAAGGAATTACTATTGATTTATCTTTATTAAAAAAAGAGTTAAATACAGAAGTTATTTTAATAAGTGCAAGAAAAAATGAAGGAATTAATGATGTAAAAGCGGCTATTATTCGCTGTCATGTGGCAGCAAAGGCTTCTCCGCTTTGCGGAATAGATCATAAAATAGATCCCGATTATTTTGCAAAATTAAAAGAAGTTAGCCCTAATTATTCTTTGTATGAATTGTGGTTAATGATTACTCAGAATAATTACCCTGAAACTGTTACTAAAGAAGAAAAAGAAAAATTATTAGCATTTAAAAAAGATGTTTCTAAACTAAAGAGATATCAACATAAAGAAACAATTTACCGTTATCAAGAAATTAATAAAATTCTAAAGAAAACATATATAGTTGATAAAACGAAAGCAACCGATTTACGTGGTAAATTAGATAGAGTATTTACACATAAGTTTTTTGGGTACTTTTTCTTTGTCTTTTTGTTGTTAGTTATTTTTCAATCTGTTTTCGATTGGGCTTCTGTACCAATGGATTTTATTGATGCTACTTTTGCTGAAATTGCAGATTTTGCAAAAGGTAATTTACCAGCAGGAATGCTTACAAACCTATTAACAGAAGGAATCATTCCAGGTATTGGAGGTGTCATTATATTTATACCACAAATTGCCATTCTATTTCTATTTATCGCCATTTTAGAAGAAACAGGATATATGAGTCGTGTTGTGTTTTTAATGGATAAAATTATGCGACGTTTTGGTATGAATGGTAAAAGTATCATTCCGTTAATTTCTGGAACAGCCTGTGCAATACCTGCAATTATGGCAACCAGAACAATTGCTAGTTGGAAAGAACGTTTAATTACCATCTTGGTGGTGCCTTTTACAACATGTTCTGCACGTTTACCTATTTATGCAATTTTAATTTCGCTGATAATTCCAAATAAAAAAATATTCGGATTCTTAAATTTACAAGGTTTAGTTTTATTGTCATTATATGCATTGGGTTTTACAACAGCAATTATTGCAGCGTATATTTTACATAAAACATTAAAAATAAAATCGAAGTCGTTTTTTGTAGTAGAAATGCCAAACTACAAGCTACCATCTATAAAAAATGTATTTTTTGAAGTTATAGAAAAAACAAAGTCATTTGTTTTAGAAGCAGGTAAAATCATTTTGGCACTGTCTATTATTCTTTGGTTTTTAGCATCAAACGGACCAAGTTCTTTTGAGAATGCTGAAAAAAACACGATTGAAAACGTTGCAAATCAAAATTTACCTGACCAAGAATTACAACAAAAAATAGCATCTGCAAGATTAGAGAATTCTTATATTGGTATTTTAGGTAAAACAATAGAGCCAGCAATTAGGCCTTTAGGGTATGATTGGAAAATAGGAATTGCTCTAATAACTTCATTTGCTGCAAGAGAAGTATTTGTTGGTACTTTGGCTACTATTTATAGTGTAGAGGCAGGCGATGAAAACACTTCTACTATTAAAGAAAAAATGAGGTCTGAAGTGAATCCGGAAACCGGCGAAAGCAGATTTAATTTTCCTGTAGGAATGTCTTTAATGGTTTTTTACGCATTTGCAATGCAATGTATGGCAACATTAGCGATTGTTAAGAGAGAAACAAAGACATGGAAATGGCCACTAATACAACTTTTCGGTATGGGCTTATTGGCTTATGTGGCATCATTTATAACCTTTCAAATTTTAAGTTAA